The following proteins are encoded in a genomic region of Corylus avellana chromosome ca4, CavTom2PMs-1.0:
- the LOC132177821 gene encoding transcription factor GTE7-like — protein MASAVLARTTTNGAGARAGGFMGKVPFSNPNPNPNFTTKKRHQKQQRDAHNAGEFVVDESPAVTQSAASDDASSINHRRPSTTTSEFNQRQYLSFNVASYSKKQLVELKARFAAELDQIRHLRHRLESHATANNNHAPPHSKKSKKISGKKRPLPENPKNLTHTNPNSNSNMNMNSASMKACKEILTKLRKHKNGWFNEPVDVVGMGLHDYYDIVKQPMDLGTVKSRLARNLYQSTSDFAADVRLTFTNALKYNPKGHLVYAMAEQLLARFEDLFRPLGERIERPEEEKRIFDAAAEEDLQASDNDNSMRIVSEKSERVVEDRVSDHSDQFRGVQGPSSNPVRAHSPVKSAPVKTTKLPKPKAKDPNKREMSLEEKHKLGIGLQSLPPEKMEQVVQIIRKRNGHLKQDGDEIELDIEAVDTETLWELDRLVTNWKKMVSKIKRQALMGNNITRNNGELPMVEAVASEAKKPKKGEAGEEDVDIGDEMPMSNFPPVEIEKDVGGHGSSSSSSSSSSDSDSSSSSDSDSGSSSGSESDADNAQS, from the exons ATGGCGTCCGCCGTCTTAGCCAGAACCACCACCAACGGAGCAGGAGCTAGAGCAGGAGGATTCATGGGCAAAGTCCCTTTctcaaaccctaaccctaaccctaattttaCCACCAAAAAACGACATCAAAAACAACAACGCGATGCACATAACGCCGGCGAATTCGTCGTTGATGAATCCCCGGCCGTGACCCAATCGGCCGCGTCCGACGACGCGTCGTCGATCAACCACCGAAGACCCAGCACCACCACCAGCGAATTCAACCAGCGCCAATACTTGAGCTTCAACGTCGCGTCGTATTCGAAGAAACAGCTGGTCGAGCTCAAGGCCCGCTTCGCCGCCGAGCTCGACCAGATTCGTCATCTCAGACACCGCCTCGAATCCCACGCGACAGCCAATAACAACCACGCGCCACCGCATTCCAAGAAATCTAAGAAAATATCGGGCAAGAAGCGGCCCTTGCCCGAGAACCCGAAGAATCTGACTCATACGAACCCGAATTCGAACTCCAACATGAACATGAACTCGGCGTCGATGAAGGCGTGCAAGGAGATACTGACGAAGCTTCGGAAGCACAAGAACGGGTGGTTTAACGAGCCGGTGGACGTGGTGGGCATGGGGCTTCACGACTACTACGACATAGTCAAACAGCCCATGGATTTGGGTACCGTCAAATCCAGGCTCGCTAGGAATCTCTACCAATCTACGTCTGATTTCGCCGCCGATGTCAGGCTCACCTTCACCAACGCCTTGAAATACAACCCTAAGGGCCATCTCGTCTACGCCATGGCCGAGCAGCTCCTCGCCCGATTCGAGGACCTCTTCCGCCCCCTTGGCGAAAGGATCGAGCGcccagaagaagaaaagaggattTTTGATGCGGCGGCGGAGGAAGATTTGCAGGCCAGCGATAACGACAATTCAATGCGAATTGTTTCCGAGAAATCGGAGCGGGTGGTGGAAGATAGGGTTTCTGATCATTCGGATCAGTTTCGTGGGGTTCAAGGGCCCTCGTCGAATCCGGTTAGGGCGCATTCGCCAGTGAAGTCAGCGCCGGTGAAGACCACGAAGCTTCCGAAGCCGAAGGCAAAGGACCCGAACAAGAGGGAGATGAGCCTAGAGGAGAAGCACAAGCTGGGGATTGGGCTGCAGAGCTTGCCTCCGGAGAAGATGGAGCAGGTGGTGCAGATCATAAGAAAGAGGAACGGGCATTTGAAGCAGGACGGGGATGAGATCGAGCTCGATATAGAGGCCGTTGACACCGAGACCCTTTGGGAGCTCGACCGCCTCGTCACCAATTGGAAGAAGATGGTCAGCAAGATCAAGCGCCAAGCTCTCATGGGCAACAACATCACCAGAAACAATGGG GAGTTGCCTATGGTTGAAGCTGTGGCGAGCGAGGCAAAGAAGCCGAAGAAAGGGGAGGCAGGGGAGGAGGATGTGGACATTGGGGACGAGATGCCGATGAGCAATTTTCCGCCGGTGGAGATCGAGAAAGATGTTGGGGGTCATGGGAGTAGTAGTTCCAGCAGCTCAAGCAGTTCAGACAGTGATTCCTCCTCATCAAGTG ATTCGGATTCAGGGAGTTCTTCCGGGAGTGAATCGGATGCCGATAATGCGCAGTCTTGA